One genomic window of Gavia stellata isolate bGavSte3 chromosome 7, bGavSte3.hap2, whole genome shotgun sequence includes the following:
- the LOC104251712 gene encoding astacin-like metalloendopeptidase: MDLKMSLLFTAFLLHAALGFPIQENYGNSTATTEPTEVTTQEDIYESPSPTESDSEDEVIFNRILQVNKESSQYLQEGDIVPRRSRSAINCRHCNWPQSSDGIVRIPYVLDPTYEESHIKGIHDAMAEFETLTCINFVMRKTERDYLSIKSADGCWSHYGKVGGGQTVSVMKGGCMWKGIIQHELDHALGFLHEHSRSDRDNHVKIMWEYISPADRSDFKKFENSRNLGLPYDYSSVMHYGPYTFTNTTGKATIVPIPDGSVHIGQRLGLSNLDVAKINKLYNCSRCSTILDAASGSLRSANHPRNYSDNTNCVWLIRTRSRKISLHFQAFELQTTRGCQGDYVKVYDGSSKSSAVLMDKTCGSKIPNDVVASSNLMLVEFVTDGADTASGFQATFTSVRTQRKPSIHN; encoded by the exons CAACAGAACCTACTGAG GTTACTACACAAGAGGATATATACG AATCTCCATCACCTACAGAGTCTGACTCTGAGGACgaagttatttttaacagaattcTGCAAGTTAACAAAG AGAGCTCTCAGTACCTGCAAGAAGGTGACATAGTTCCACGAAGGAGTCGCAGTGCCATCAACTGTCGTCATTGCAATTGGCCCCAGTCCAGCGATGGGATTGTTCGTATTCCCTATGTCTTGGATCCTACTTACG AGGAGAGCCACATAAAGGGGATTCATGATGCCATGGCAGAATTTGAAACACTGACTTGTATTAATTTTGTGATGCGCAAGACAGAACGTGACTACCTCAGCATTAAATCTGCCGATGG CTGCTGGTCCCACTATGGGAAAGTAGGAGGTGGACAGACTGTCTCTGTGATGAAAGGAGGCTGCATGTGGAAAGGAATAATTCAGCATGAACTCGACCACGCTCTGGGCTTTTTGCATGAACATTCTCGAAGTGACAGGGATAACCATGTAAAGATCATGTGGGAGTACATCAGTCCGG CTGACAGATCAGACTTCAAGAAATTTGAAAACTCCAGAAACCTGGGTCTTCCATATGACTATTCCTCAGTAATGCACTACGGCCC ATACACATTCACTAATACCACTGGGAAAGCAACTATTGTACCAATTCCTGATGGATCAGTACATATTGGGCAGAGGCTGGGACTGAGCAACTTGGACGTGGCCAAAATCAACAAACTTTACAATTGCA GTCGCTGCAGCACTATTCTCGATGCAGCATCTGGGTCACTGAGATCTGCCAACCACCCAAGAAATTACTCAGATAACACCAACTGTGTCTGGCTCATCCGAACCCGATCCAGAAAG aTTTCCCTGCACTTTCAAGCCTTTGAGCTGCAGACAACCAGAGGCTGTCAGGGTGATTATGTTAAAGTTTATGATGGATCCAGCAAGTCTTCTGCAGTTCTAATGGACAAGACCTGTGGATCGAAGATACCCAATGACGTAGTTGCTTCTAGTAATCTTATGCTTGTAGAGTTTGTCACAGATGGCGCTGATACAGCTTCTGGTTTCCAAGCCACCTTTACTTCTG TGAGGACCCAAAGAAAACCTAGCATCCACAACTGA